TTCTGGCCAGCACAGTGTCTGCAATGCATCGGTAGTATCCTGCTTTAACAAGGATACAATTGCTTGTCACAATGTTGCAGTCCCCCTCTGGTTTAGCTGGGTTTTGGATGAAGACCCCTGCAGAAGCTGTAGGAGTGCATCCCCCCTGGCCCCACAGTTGCAGACCCCAGCTATGCAGCCCTTCTGGTTCAGCTGCATTTGCCAAGTGATTATTCCCATATTCTTGCAAAGACTTGCTTGAAGAAGCTGGCATTGCTTACACTTTTTTGATATAAGCTCTCCTTCAAAGTGTCAGACCCCACTGATGTGGACATTTGATCATTCAGATGCATCTGTGTGGCTGCTGGCATTGGGGGTCCGAACTGGTCACTCTCTGGGGGAAGAAGTTCTCCTTAAGGAGATCTCTGTGCTAAGAGCTGGCAAGGAGAGAGTTGGCTGGATCCTGCCAAAGGTGCTGGAAGAGACTTTGCTCTGAATTCCCTATTGATTCCTTCTTGCTGAATAACAGGATTCTTCCCTAGTCTGAAAAAGGAGATTTTTGTATTCCAGtcaaaggaaaatgtttgaggtttttttttccttcagctgctttttctttggCTTACTTTTTCATGAATTCCAGCATCTGAATAAGCGTCATTAGCAAAACTTCTCCATGTGCAGCTACTCTCTCTGTTTTTAAGAAGCTATACatctcagcactgcacaggtAGTTGTTGCAGGAACCTCCAGTGGAGCCAAAGGACCCTTGATTCCAGGATCATGATGGGAACAAGGCTCTTCTAAcatgggagcagcagcagcatgccCCATCTCACCTATGTCACAACAAAACTGTCGCAGCTGAGAAGCCTGAAAGCACAGCTGCATGGGCCAGCATCTCCatcaaggggaaaaacaaaaggccACCCCTGTGAGTGGGAGTTTGAATCTGTGTGGAGCAAAAAGATGAAGGCAACGCAACATCATGGAGAAgtggctgctctctgctgcttcctgagctgagggagCAGACTGTATCCACAGCTGCCTTTTATCTGAGAGGTCAATATATATACAAAGGTATAAATCTTTCAGCATCTGCAGTGACTCCTTTCCTCTAGCAGCCTGTGTGTTTAACCCAGTAAGAAAGATGGAACCACAAAGGATTTATTGCCCCTGTTCCAGCTTACAGTTCCACTGTAGAAGTCTTCTGGTGCAAATCAGCAGACAGGTGAAAGGAGTCACTCTGAAGAAGATGGCAATGGAAAAGGAGGCCTGGGCAAAATAGTCACAGGTCAGCATTGGCAACATGTTGAGCTGGACCTGTTCCTCTCTGCTCTCATTGTTCTCCTAAAGATAAGGAGAGTGTGGACATAAACCTCCCTTTGAGTAAGAAGGAGCCACACATCACCACATGTTCACTGAGGAGCTTCACCTTCACTCAATAGCAGCAGCCACCTGAGGCCCTCAGAAGCTGGATAGAGGGGGCTTAGGGATGCCTTAGTTGGGCATTAAGCAGGCCCTTCTCTGGTCCTGCAGCCAAAatgggcagagccctgggaaaTGCCCAGAGtgaggtgtccccaggggtaTCCCCACTGGGATGCCAGCGTCCCACATCACAGGCATTGTGTCCAAAGATGGACACAGGTAGCTGggaggctgctgcagagctggggacagccctgtCCTCCTTGGAGAGGTGTTCCCTTGCACAGTACCTGTGGTTGGCTTGTGTACTTCAGGAAAGTGGTATCTGTCCCTCCTGCAAGAGCTTTCCTTGCCCTTGGTCCTGGGAGAACATTTGTGGGGTTGGTCAGTTACTCACTATTACCAGAGTAAATAAAACTTGGCACCTCCAATCCTGTAACATCACCAGGACAGAACCCAGCAGAGGCACGTTGAAACCAGAAGGTAATCTAAACTCCAGCTTAATCCTGGTTTGTGAACTGTAAATGTCCAGGTCCTTTCCCTGTCTGTTTCTCCTCTACCACCTCTGGAGCTTAACACCATGAGGCAGCACCAAaacactgcagagctccagaaaTGCAGGAAATATCTGAGCTGGCCCTTGCAATGCAGCTGTTTTCCAAAATAGCCCCTTGgcctccctgcagctccttcaccCTCCTCTGCAACTACTTCACAttgtgtctcggtttgaggggaaaaaaccaaaatgttttacccacaagcaggggaggggcctcctccacgataatcacaccactctttatcaaatttaagaaaaggaattttaatacaagaaggataactgatatatatatatatgtaaacagactagtgcaacccacttccccaacaccacaagagaggaaaaaaaaccaaaaaaaacaacaacaaaacccagcaggtttttttctccgggaggaaaggttatactcaagtgttcatatcacagcccggctggctgcagagtgagtttcagtccctctccagcgagacagacgagcagtgagctttcagatggactcagtctcttccccctgtgttccccgtccaagaagcagaaagatacgagcaaccagcagcaaatccaaggcaggcagcagcagcagcacgacacgaaaaagtagtccgaagtaggcagcggcaaaacagccaggaaaaccccagcagtaaccagcagggcagcctgcctccttcgagcccccactcccccgttccgccgagccaagactggggagaatatccaaaaaaaaaaacccaaaagagacaaacctgcccccaccccagcgatcaacagttaactgcttcttttgtcaaccgctggcctgggcagttaagtggcaggggagagaatttacataataatcccaaactacaacacattGGTATCACCAAAGTAAAATTCCCAGCTTCACTGCTAGCATCCAGCAAGAAGGAATCCTGACAGAGACTTGTGCTGGGAACAAAGGACAGGTCAGGCTGATCACACTCAAgggacagaaagcagcagcagtggagtGTTTGAGGTTCAGAATATATTACATTAGCTGCACAGTCACATGTGCATTTTATTTCCCCTGTGGCTTGGGAGAAATGCTGTGTGTTTGCATTTCCTAACTGATGGCTGAGCCAGGAGATACTTGGAAGTTTCTTGGTCCTTGCTTTTTGTGCCGGCACCTTGGACTTGGTGCTGGCtcccccaggctgtgcctgctgttTTACTGGGGGATACtggtgggctgtgctgctccagccatgcccgaaccccctcccctgcccccaaAAGGTACCCCTTGCTTCACCCACCCACAGGgctgccctccctggggctgtgtcaTCCCACGGTGAGCAATCCTGCCAGCGCACAGTGCCCGAGGTTATCGGTATGACAGGATCAAAGGACACAGCCGCGCTGCTCCTGGCCTGCAGCACTAGTGGAGAAGCCTGTGATGGTTACGCTGTGTCCCTGGGGCTCTGGTGCGACAAAGCTGGAATGGGAAGGCAATAGGAGTCTGCTGCTGGCAAGGACACTCAGTGGGAAGCTGcctctgctctttccctctACAGACACATCTCAAGCAGAGCATGAGCATCTTCCCAATATAAGTCAATGCTggtcacagcagctctgtgggcaccTGTGCTGGGTTTACTTGGAAGTGTGTGCATCCTCCCTTCTTCCACCTGCTGTTGTGCAAATCGCTTTATCTTCACTTGTGCATGCAAAGCAAGAGACTGTTTGTAACCCCTGAGCgcacaggcaggatggagaaGAAATGAATGGGTACTTTGGGACTGAGCTGTCAGGAGTGTGATGCAAATCAAAGCCTCAAAGTCCATTTTCTGGGCAAATGAGGGTGTGCTTGGCCATGACAGATCTTGATCCCTCAGCCAAGTGGCCAAAAACTCTTCTACAAAGCAGGGCCACTGTGACAGGCACCTGGGGTGAGCCCCAGACATGCCCCACTGCCACCAGTGGGACCAGGCTCACcttgcagccccagcagcaggggTTGGCAGCTGCACCCCAACACCAAGCTCTTTGCAGGGGCCCAAAGGGACCATTGGGCACTGAACCAGTTTGTGGGCCAGACACTGACCTGTGTTCCTGAggtgaaacagcagcaaagatgACAGAACAGCTCAGTTTGATccacacagcttttttttttttttaattattaactTGTGCCTTACAATAGAAGAGAAAAGAGTGCGAGCAAACAATTTGCTGGTTCCAGGAACTactctggcactgccacaagGGCAGTGAGGTCTCGTGATAATAACCTTGCCAGGGTACTAACACGCAACACATGCACACGCGGAGTCTCTGGCTCTTGCAAAAGCGATCGCTGGCAATTTAAGGCATTGAAGGAAACCTATGGTCATTAAATCCTATATCAAATTTGGCACACAAATTTTGGAACAGTTAGAGCGGAGACAAGGATGCTTTGTGGGCTGGTGTTTCAAATCCTGCAGCTTCCCAGTGCCGGCTGGGGCATGATGCTAATCTGGGCACAGGGTTTTCATGTGAAGACAGTGCAGCCAAACAAGGGGCCTTCATACCCTGCTTATCTTGGAGCCAGTGATACCAGACAAGGTGCTGCACACTGTGGCACAGTGGTGCCTTCACCTCCAGTGTACTggttccctgccctctgcctgctcctTATAAACACCGTGTGCCTGACTGGACTAATAGTGCCAGAAAACAAGAGTAgtcaggacaaaaaaaaaattaacactcATAGTTCAAAACATACTCAGACCAGACCTCAAGTGTGATTACAGTCCAGTATGGCTATTTCTGTGCTTCTGGGATTAAAAGTGGATGGCTACAGCTTGAGGAGTGGGGAAGAATTTATCTGTACATGGATTTGTATAGTGATGAAGGTCTGTAGCCTTGAAACTAGTGATAGTAAACATGTTGAGTTgttcccctgccctccccagagCTGGCTCAGCAGCAGGCCCAGCCAGCTCCCCCTCACCTGccacaggaggagggagggaaggtgcTACAAATCCATATGCTACCACAACAACGACCAACATGCATCTATCTACCTGTTCTGCTGTGCCTCCACCCCATTTAAAAGGGAGCAATGTGCCAAGCTCGGCCTCTGTGTGGCAGGACTGCAAGGAAGCCATTCCTGGGGGGTTATGTGTTTCTAAGGGGGGCTTCCCACAAGTGCAGTGTGGCTTCGTGCCCAGAGGAGCAATTTAAAGGCCGAGTGGAGACTGTTCCCCCTCAAATGCATACAAACAGTCCTAGTCATTACATTTTTGCATTTGCAATGATTCCTCCATGCAGGTTTAACCTCCCTCTCTTCTTGACAGAGGTTATGGTCCCTTCAAtcacctcagccctgctggaTGATATTTTAGAGGTCACTTTAATAACCTCTCCTTGCTCCTCCTCCTTGAAAGACAGAGTAGAGGAACTAAAGCTTCTTGGCTGGAAGGAGTaagtggggctgggaagggaattGAGTGCTGGAAGGCCAACACTTCCCATGTTGAAGAGGGtctcctctccttccagcaGCTTCCTGCAAGCACATTACAAGGGTAGAGGTTAGTCTTGGGGTGTGAAACATCTGCAAAACTTGAGGGCAAGTTGTGCCCTGCAGGAAAGTCCGAGTGCTCCAGACCATCACCCCATGTCACACCGCACTATGAAACTGGTTCAAAATCATATTTTGGTCAATAATTTATGGAGCATTTCCAATATGGGGTGCATGAGAGTAACTTTCTAGGAATGCCAGGGAAATAAATACCCAAACCACAGGGACTCTGCCTTTTGCATCTAGTTTGACTTTGCAAAAGAGACAAGTTTCCAACCCTATTTGTCCATTGAAAACCTCTGTTTTTTGGGGTGGCTGGACAACACAGTTCTCAGCTGCTGGATCAAGGCATGACATGGAGCCATGGCTGCTTCCCAGGAAGGAgcacagcaaggccaggcaGGGAAGATTAGCAACACAACCGTGGTGCTCCTTGAGTGCATACTCAGGTATTTTCTGGGCCCTTGAAAACATCTCAGCCTAGTGGGGTGAGGGCATTAGGCTTGGGAGGtggccaggcagagcaggaataGAGCAACCTTACCTGTAGGCAGCTATTTCAATATCAAGGGCCATCTTGACATTAAGCAGGTCTTGGTACTCCCTCAAGTGTCGAGCCATCTCGTTTTTGGTGTTTCGCAGGTCATCCTCCAGCTGCCCGATGGTGTCCTGAAAAGGCAAGGACACTCAAGGCTGTGTTTCAGAACAGGGGGCTTCTCCCACAGGTTTTCTGCCCTGCCCATTGCAAAGACAGGGAAGATGCAATGGGCAGTTGGTCCATGATGGCACATCCTACCAGGAGCTTGGGACCATGAAATCTCATGCTAACAGGGATGAAGAAGCAGGCAGAGCATGGCTTGAGACTGAGCATGGCTTGTGACTGTGTGCAGTGGGGGAGGCTTTAGACATTGATGGATTTATATAGTTTCCCCTCTGCAGCAGAGTCTGTGAGGCAGGCACATAGTGCATGGTGGTGGAACCCCCAGTCCTGTGGGGGGGACAAGGCAGGCTGCTacagaggaaagggaaatttTGGGCTTAAACAGGCAGTGGCTCACAGGACAAGTGAGagcacccagcactgcagaagcAGAGAAGGACTGTCATCTGCATCCATGGGGCTTAAGGAGGGTTGGGACACCTGTCCAGGTGGTGGAAGGAGAGAGAGTGCTGCCAGCACTCCCCTCCAGGAGGGGTAGTCTGACACCTTCCCCAGAAAATGCCTCAGAGCCCCAGGGTGGGGTGCTCAGCTGGACAATCTTCTAGCATCCTTCCCATCAGCTTTGCCCTGCCTTTTGCCCATTATATCCAGTTCTACCTGTGATGTGGAGAACTCTGAGGCCAGATTTCCTGCTAATAAAGGAAACTaatctcttctgttttttttctcagaaaacaagCAGATTGGTTTTCTCCCATATGCATCCAAGTATCCAAGAAGCTGCCTGAAAACAGTGAAACCAACTCTTCTCTATCAGAAGGtttcctgctgccagctgcttgCTGTGCCACCAGAGGAGCATGATTTGGAACAGGAATGAGTCAGCAGTTTGCATTTAACTTATGGTGTAGCCACGCCTGCAAATCCCTGCAATGGCCACTGCCAGCCTCCACTTTCCTGCACCCACTCCCACAGCCAGGCTTTGGCAATTGCTTCCAGATCCTTTGTTCCAGCAAACGATTTTTGTCCTGCCATATCATCCCCATCTTGTCCTCATCCTCATTCCCATCGTGTCCCCTCCTTCCTGTCCTGTGTAACCTTCCTTGTGCATAGTGCAGAGACAGAGGTGGAGCTGCCCAAGCAGCAGTGCTGACCCTGATCCAGCGAGCCCAGTCTCAGCAGTGCCCTTGGGGAAGCAGTGACAGCTCATCCTGAACACAGCACAGGGTGTCTCACAGGTCAAATTAGCTGGGCACATCCAGCCTTGGGGTTTCTGCCTTGACCTATGTTGCCCTGACCATCTTCCACAGCAAGAGAGCTGCATGAAGCTGTGCCTCAGAGGAGATCATTGGGGTGTGAACTGAAAAGCCCCAGGACATGCATGGATGTCACTGTTGTAGATTAAAACCTCTGCTCTGATGCAGACAGGCTGTTGCTACACTGAGCCATGCGTGACAGGAGTGAAGAACTCAGGGTGACCCCACCCTGGGACAGCTCCACTCTTGCTGCTGTGACTCTGTGCCTTCAGCTGTCTTCTCTCTGCCTGCAGTCCACAAGAACAAAAAGCTCTTTTGGAATGGGTATTTGTCCTGTTTGCACCTCTCTTCCACACACCAGCTCTATCAGCTGGTTGAATAAAACCCCCTTCTTACACCATTGCAACCCAAAACACTCTCATGTTGGTTCAGATTTGACCATAAAGACAAGGCGCTTCTTTAGAAGTCTGTAGCAATGTTTTAAAAGCTCAGACAACAGGAATATTTTCTCTAAAGACACACTTGCTTCCTTTTCCACTGGTTGCAGCCAGGGAAATTATTTAGCTGCTACACATGCATATTGTTCAAAAGAGTCCTAAGTAATGCTACACATAAAGCAAATCCTAAGGGTCATAAAGGAAAATACTGCTATGCTGTTGATAAAGCAATTTCAGTTATGGTGCTATTCAATccagatgcattttttttctccaattgATAGGTTGCTGCTAGAAtctccctttcacatgacatcAAGACCATTTAAGGAGACTGCTGTGTGCAATTTTTTAACCCACTATAGAGAATATTGTATATTGCctatttccaaaataattgtTGAAGACTGCCTCAACTTTTCAGGAAGATTGCAAGCATCTTGGATCAAAGTCACAAATTcttgagtgcctgggaaaatTTGGCCTTAGAAATGACAAGGCATTACTTGGGTATGATTTAAGGCAGCTGCTTCAGTATTTAGAAGGAAATGGCTTGATTTAGAAACCACAGGTCATTTAATAGCCATGTAATAGAACAATttcaagatttattttattataaatcaTGGACATTTCCCTGTAGCAAGAAAATGCAGCAATACTGCGGTAATGGAATGAGATATGGAGCACTCAGTGTCCCATGTGAGTCTTTCCACAGACATAAAAAATGCTGGGATCTGTCTGCAAATTCAGACTTAACCTTTGCAGAGCTCCAATTTCTGCAGTGCAGATGCCAAGAGCCAGGCCACAGGGCAAGGGGCCAAACCTCGGCAGACAGCTTCGAGGAATTACCCACAATGATGGGTGAGCAATTGTGGACCTGATCCTTAAGGGACAGGAACATCCTTAAGGGCCAGGATGGAGCGATGCCCCCAAACAGtgctgccatgtgcagggatgTCCCCTGCAGGAAGGGGATGTCCTTTCCTGTTTCCCAGTAAACTGCCGTCTCTGGTTTTGCCTATGGATAAAGGGTGAAGGCAACAGGCAACACAACATCGTGGTGTAGGGCAGGAtctgtgtgcagggcagagagacGCTATGCTGGGTGGCAGGAAGGCTGCAAGGATACTTGGCACTGCGCAGCACTGTGGGGGCACTGCCCCTGCAGGGTGGGTGCCGTGCAAGGCAAGAGGGGTGagtgccgtgccgtgccgtgccgtgctgGAGGATGTTGCGGGTAGCACGGGTCGGGATAGTGAGGCTGCTGGGCCATGCGCGGTGGGCAGGGGTGGCATCACATTGGGCCGAGGTGCCCAGCGCTGCACAGAACTACGGGAGTGGGTGATGCAGAGGACGAAGATGCTCTGCAGGATTTCGCAGGCAGCGGAGAttctcagcactgcacagcaccaggggCTGGGGAGTGCAGGATCGGATGTGCCGGTGCGGCACAGCGCCGGAGGGCAGCGTGGGATGATGCCCAGTGCTACATATTACGGGGGATGGCTGCTGGGATGGAAGTGCCGACTGGCGCGGATTGCACGGGAGGAGGATGCTCGGTGCCGCACAGTGCGCGGCGCTGCCCGGTGCCAGGGGAGGGGACGGTGACGGTTCCCGGCGCCGCCCGGCTCACCTGCAGACCGGCGGCCTCGGCGTTGTGCcgctcctccagctcctgcagctgcctctccagGGACTGGTGGGCACCGCGCAGGCTCTCCATCTCCACCAGGCGCGCCTGGAGCTGGCGGCGACACTCGCCGGCCTCCCTGCGGCTGGCACGCACGGCCTCCTGGCTGCGGGCCGCCCGCTCGTGCAGGCGGGCGCAGCGGGCGCGGTACCAGTCCTCGGCCGCCTGCAGGTTGCGGGCCGCCAGCGCCTCGTACTGTGCGCGCAGCTCCCGCAGCGCAGCGGCCAGGTcgggccgcggggccggggcaggggccgAGACCGGGAGCGCGGCGCCCAGCTCGGCGAGCTGCTCGGCGTGGGCGCTGCGCAGCTCCGCCAGCTCCTCCCGCAGCGCTGCCGCCCGCCGCTCCAGGTCGGCGCGGGCGCGGGCGGCCGCCTCGGCTGCCTGCTGGCGGGAGCGCAGCGCCCGCTCCGCCTCGGCGCGGCCCCGTGCCTCCTCCTCGCAGCGCGCCCGCAGCCGCTGCGTCTCCTCGGCCAGGCGCGCCCGCTCCAGCATCGCCTGCGCCCGCTCCCCGTGCACCTCCTCCAGCCGGGCGCGCAGGGTGCGCAGCTCCCcgcccagcagctgccccagccggCGCGGCTCGTCCGAGCGCTGCCGCAGCGCCGCCAGCTCCGCCGCCAGCGCCCGGTTCCGCTCCTCCAACGCCCTCACCCTCTCGATGTAGCCGGCGAAGCGCTCGTTGAggccctgcagctgctccttctCGCTGCCCCGCGCCAGCCGCGGCTCCGCGCCGCGTTCCCGCAGCGCCGCCGGCTCCGCTCCCGGACGCGCCCGCCGAGCCGGCGGCACCTCGGGGCGCCGCGGAGCCTCCGCGAAGAGGTGGCGGTAGGAGGCGGCCAGAGCCGCCGGCTCCGCGCTGTAGCTCATGGCGGCGGAGCGGGACCGGGGGCGCCGCCGGCGCTTATGtacggcggggcggggcgcggcgcAGCGCGGAGAGGGCGCGGGGCGGAGTGGAGCGCTCCGGCGGAGAGGGGGAGCGGTGCCGTGCGGTGCCGTGAGGTGCGCGGTGCAATGGCCGCCGTGCGCGGTGCCGCCAGGCAAGGAGAAGAGGGAGCTGTCCGTGCCCCGCGGTGCTGAAGAGCTGTGGCGGCGGGCGGGGcagggggatggatggatggatggatggatggatggatggatggatggatggatggatggatggatggatggatggatggatggatggatggatggatggatggatggatggatggatggatggatggatggatggatggatggatggatggatgtgtAGACGGGAATGGACGGACACAGAGATACAGAAAGAGCATGCAAACGTACACAGACAGATGGACaaggtcacacacacacaaagagacGCAGGCATGCAAAAAGGGTTAGACACATTCACAGTGAGACACACACGTCCACATGCTCAGAGCCAGACAGATAAAGGGACAAGCAGCCAttcagagacacacacagatgcaCACATAGATGCACTGGCAAGGGGAGgcagaaacacagaaggaaGCAGACAGAAAAGGGCAGGTGGAGACACAGAGTCAGGCAGACACACATAGAGACAAAAAGGCACGCAAACACAcaggtgcacacacacacacactggacTGACTATGACTGTGGGGTGTGTAGTAGTGAAGGGGATTTGGTCCTAGCTCAGGTGGTACAAGTGTGACTGCCAGAGTGGCTCCTAGATAGTCAGACAGGGAGGTTTCCTGGACAGCTGTTTCAAAGGACCAGACAAATGGGGAGAACGAGTGCTGGAATTCACATCTCCTTGGTATCACAAATTAATCATAACAGCAGCTATGAAAAAGATTCTGCAGACATGGAAGCAACCCTGgcagctgtgcacaggagctcaTGCCCCTGCAGCTGTGCTTACAATGGCATTGATGGGGGCAGAAACCCCATGGGAAAAACATCCATTTCACTCGGGAGTGAGGAGAGTCCAGATGAAGGCAGAGCACTGCCCCACTGTAGGAGCAGACTGTTCCTGGGTATGCAATCAGGGATTGGTGATAGGATCAACTCACACATGTATGTGCCCCACCTTAGCCCCATATATCCATCCCATGGGGCATAGGAGGAATGAGGATGTCAGTCAGTGAAGACAGTAGTCAGTGAAAAGGGAGAGGAGCTATGCACACACTTGGGTGAAAGACTTGGTGAGAGACCTGGCTCACACctatttttttccagcactTAAATCTGCTCACAGGTAGCATTCCCAAAAGGACTCAGTTTTCTTGAAGCCCATCTTAAGTCAGTGATGGTGAGGCCACAACACTTGGATCATCCAAACAACTTATGCAGAGAGCCTTGTGCAGGCTGTGGGCTGCCAACCAtccagggctgggctgcctgGCTCACATTGTCAATGCAGAAATCCTCtccttggtttggttttttgtttgttttcttttttcctcaggtATTTCACGTACTcctcacaaaaaaaattgtattttaccTCTTCCTCAATATCTGTTGCTCTGCATTACAATATCTTAAATCAGGTTTCTGCTGCTGGGCGTAACTGATCATATAACTCAGatattttcagctctgcttAGTTATGTGCATGGCATGGGTTTAATGATTTACTCTAATGTTTATTGCTGATTATAGAGTTTTCTGCAGTTCTCTTTTGTCTTGGAAAAGTGGAGTGCAGCTTATCCTGGCTTCCTCACTCGTGCAGTCAGCACTGCCATACATATGCAGTCTAACAGTGGAGTTAGGAGTGTCACAGTCTTC
Above is a window of Pithys albifrons albifrons isolate INPA30051 chromosome 9, PitAlb_v1, whole genome shotgun sequence DNA encoding:
- the INA gene encoding alpha-internexin, with the protein product MSYSAEPAALAASYRHLFAEAPRRPEVPPARRARPGAEPAALRERGAEPRLARGSEKEQLQGLNERFAGYIERVRALEERNRALAAELAALRQRSDEPRRLGQLLGGELRTLRARLEEVHGERAQAMLERARLAEETQRLRARCEEEARGRAEAERALRSRQQAAEAAARARADLERRAAALREELAELRSAHAEQLAELGAALPVSAPAPAPRPDLAAALRELRAQYEALAARNLQAAEDWYRARCARLHERAARSQEAVRASRREAGECRRQLQARLVEMESLRGAHQSLERQLQELEERHNAEAAGLQDTIGQLEDDLRNTKNEMARHLREYQDLLNVKMALDIEIAAYRKLLEGEETLFNMGSVGLPALNSLPSPTYSFQPRSFSSSTLSFKEEEQGEVIKVTSKISSSRAEVIEGTITSVKKRGRLNLHGGIIANAKM